One window from the genome of Paucidesulfovibrio gracilis DSM 16080 encodes:
- a CDS encoding TadE/TadG family type IV pilus assembly protein has translation MQSGAAHKTTARAGRTQRGAVAVEVGFLLPLVLLALLAMIDFGRYLWVHDVVGEAAAQSLRMAVLTETDNAQVAEAAHREIERGGLHAPASVSIGPREPGTYTNVSVSVDFSFLFLPDISKASSWVVTASAEGICER, from the coding sequence ATGCAGAGCGGAGCGGCACACAAGACAACGGCACGGGCCGGGCGCACCCAGCGGGGCGCGGTGGCCGTGGAAGTGGGGTTCCTGCTTCCTTTGGTGCTGCTGGCGCTGCTCGCCATGATCGATTTCGGCCGCTACCTCTGGGTGCATGACGTGGTCGGCGAGGCGGCCGCGCAGAGTTTGCGCATGGCCGTGCTCACGGAAACGGACAATGCCCAGGTGGCTGAAGCGGCCCACCGGGAAATCGAGCGCGGCGGCCTGCATGCGCCCGCGTCCGTAAGCATCGGTCCCCGGGAGCCGGGTACCTATACGAACGTTTCCGTGAGCGTGGATTTTTCCTTTTTGTTTTTGCCGGACATTTCCAAGGCCAGCTCCTGGGTCGTGACCGCCTCGGCCGAAGGGATTTGCGAACGAT